From one Streptomyces chromofuscus genomic stretch:
- a CDS encoding FAD-binding protein: protein MELGISLDPAESGSVDGGWVELARLAEERGLALVVVDSSPATGPVGVDPWTAVSWLAGKTDRISLGAALADTGGSSQRDATVPYRTVVTKARESLDVLAPGRIVTDAAAWVTASRGASGEELAALSEGGLPVVVPVGSAEDVERLADLARAARTARPRRSPAARARRSPGIDYDAIPESLTRHAVEPGDPGYRGVSSNYLRGGAPGLVLRPGTAEEVADALAFARRHAHLPLGIRSAGHGVSGRSTNHGGLVVDVGRMNGIEVLDRAERLVRIGPGATWKQVSAALHPHGWALGSGDYGGVGVGGLATAGGIGLLGRAHGLTIDHLRAVELVLADGSRVRADAEERPDLFWAVRGAGANFGVATTFEFQVDEVGEVGHAQLGLVTTDIAQTLSDFGRTAAEAPRDTTVFLITGRPRQDHWSVQLLGVVDHPDPDVIVERLTPFAQIGMLARQQVVVTPYAGVMASAADVGPEGHHGFGEPVSRSAFLPKLTPEFARDAADLLRTGQVYFFELRAMGGAIADVSSDAMAFPHRGAAFQVTAMGADSEALDRVWDPLRKHFDGLYLSFETDTRPERLNDAFPPAVLQRLREVKRRYDPDNLFRDNFNIDPDAHPQVPSAGTREI from the coding sequence ATGGAACTGGGAATCAGCCTTGACCCGGCGGAGTCCGGCTCCGTCGACGGCGGGTGGGTCGAGCTCGCCAGGCTGGCAGAGGAACGCGGCCTCGCGCTGGTCGTCGTCGACAGCTCCCCCGCGACCGGACCGGTCGGGGTCGACCCCTGGACGGCTGTCTCCTGGCTCGCGGGCAAGACGGACCGCATCAGTCTGGGTGCGGCTCTCGCCGACACGGGAGGGTCCTCGCAGCGGGACGCCACGGTGCCCTACCGGACCGTCGTGACGAAGGCCAGGGAAAGCCTGGATGTCCTGGCACCGGGCAGGATCGTCACCGATGCCGCCGCCTGGGTGACCGCCTCCCGGGGGGCGTCGGGCGAGGAACTGGCTGCCCTGTCCGAGGGCGGCCTGCCGGTGGTCGTTCCCGTCGGCTCGGCCGAGGACGTCGAGCGGCTGGCGGACCTCGCGCGCGCCGCCCGCACCGCCCGCCCGCGCCGCTCCCCGGCCGCGCGGGCACGCCGCAGTCCCGGTATCGACTACGACGCGATACCGGAATCCCTCACCCGCCACGCGGTGGAGCCGGGAGACCCCGGCTATCGCGGTGTCTCGTCCAACTACCTGCGCGGCGGCGCGCCAGGACTGGTGCTGCGGCCCGGGACGGCCGAGGAGGTCGCGGACGCACTCGCCTTCGCGCGGCGCCACGCCCATCTGCCGCTCGGCATCCGCAGCGCCGGCCACGGGGTGAGCGGCCGCTCGACCAACCACGGCGGCCTGGTCGTCGACGTGGGCCGGATGAACGGCATAGAGGTGCTGGACCGTGCGGAACGCCTGGTGCGGATAGGGCCGGGGGCGACCTGGAAGCAGGTCTCGGCCGCCCTGCACCCGCACGGCTGGGCGCTCGGCTCCGGCGACTACGGCGGTGTCGGCGTGGGCGGGCTGGCGACCGCGGGCGGGATCGGCCTGCTCGGCCGGGCACACGGGCTCACCATCGACCACCTGCGCGCGGTGGAGCTGGTGCTCGCCGACGGCAGTCGCGTCCGGGCCGACGCCGAGGAGCGTCCCGACCTGTTCTGGGCGGTGCGCGGCGCGGGGGCGAACTTCGGTGTCGCCACCACGTTCGAGTTCCAGGTGGACGAGGTCGGCGAGGTCGGTCATGCCCAGCTGGGGCTCGTCACCACGGACATCGCGCAGACGTTGTCCGACTTCGGCAGGACCGCCGCCGAGGCGCCCAGGGACACCACCGTCTTCCTCATCACCGGCCGCCCCCGGCAGGACCATTGGAGCGTCCAGCTCCTCGGAGTCGTCGACCATCCGGATCCCGACGTCATCGTGGAGCGTCTGACGCCCTTCGCACAGATCGGGATGCTCGCCCGGCAACAGGTCGTCGTCACCCCGTACGCCGGCGTCATGGCTTCCGCCGCCGACGTGGGCCCCGAGGGGCACCACGGCTTCGGTGAGCCGGTCTCTCGCTCGGCGTTCCTGCCCAAGCTCACTCCCGAGTTCGCCCGGGACGCCGCGGACCTGCTGCGCACCGGACAGGTGTACTTCTTCGAGCTCCGCGCGATGGGCGGGGCCATCGCCGACGTCTCCTCCGACGCGATGGCCTTCCCCCACCGCGGGGCCGCCTTCCAGGTGACCGCCATGGGAGCGGACAGCGAGGCTCTCGACCGGGTGTGGGACCCGCTGCGGAAGCATTTCGACGGCCTCTACCTCAGCTTCGAGACCGACACCCGGCC